One region of Psychrobacter sp. DAB_AL43B genomic DNA includes:
- the mutM gene encoding bifunctional DNA-formamidopyrimidine glycosylase/DNA-(apurinic or apyrimidinic site) lyase: protein MPELPEVETTKTSLTPLLGRKVTNVEVFQPKLRWSMPDDLNQLVDYTLDSVERRAKYLILNFIPLFAAHTTSAIQSDTFQTDILKPRQLLIHLGMSGSLQQHSHASDKRKHDHLIMTFIGADNTQIQLHYYDPRRFGSVLWLEDYGHKLLDHLGPEPLSETFTADYLYYLIQRTNNPSQTSNDTLTNETKVSKAIISKTTTTKQPIKRAIKSVIMEQQVVVGVGNIYATESLYLSGIHPATPAHELSFEQITVLVDHIKVILQKAIALGGSTLRDFTVASGQTGYFQQTLNIYGRQGEACPHCDTVLENIKLNGRASVYCPHCQPSR from the coding sequence ATGCCTGAGTTGCCCGAAGTAGAAACGACAAAAACCAGCCTTACTCCGCTATTAGGCCGTAAGGTCACCAACGTAGAAGTCTTTCAACCCAAACTGCGTTGGTCGATGCCTGATGATTTAAACCAATTAGTTGACTACACTTTGGATAGCGTTGAGCGACGAGCAAAGTATTTAATCCTCAATTTTATACCGTTATTTGCTGCTCATACTACTAGCGCTATCCAGTCTGACACGTTCCAGACTGACATTTTAAAGCCGCGCCAACTTTTAATTCACCTTGGCATGTCAGGCAGCTTACAACAACACAGTCATGCTAGCGATAAACGCAAACACGACCATTTGATTATGACCTTTATTGGCGCTGATAACACGCAAATCCAGTTACACTATTATGATCCTAGACGCTTTGGATCGGTCTTATGGCTTGAGGATTATGGTCATAAACTATTAGATCATTTAGGACCTGAGCCATTATCAGAAACCTTTACTGCTGACTATTTATATTATCTAATTCAGCGTACCAATAATCCCAGCCAAACATCTAATGATACTTTAACAAATGAAACCAAAGTCAGTAAGGCAATCATCAGTAAAACCACTACCACTAAACAACCGATCAAACGCGCTATCAAATCAGTGATTATGGAGCAACAAGTCGTGGTTGGCGTTGGCAATATTTATGCAACCGAAAGTTTATATCTTTCAGGTATTCATCCAGCAACACCTGCCCATGAGTTATCATTCGAGCAGATTACGGTACTGGTTGATCATATCAAAGTTATCTTACAAAAGGCGATAGCGCTTGGTGGTTCAACATTACGTGATTTCACAGTTGCCAGTGGACAAACAGGATATTTTCAACAAACCTTGAATATCTACGGCAGACAAGGTGAGGCTTGCCCGCACTGTGACACAGTATTAGAAAATATTAAGCTCAATGGGCGCGCCAGTGTTTATTGCCCGCACTGTCAGCCAAGCCGTTAA
- a CDS encoding Tfp pilus assembly protein FimT/FimU, translating into MIASYRESFNRLKNQKPYHDKGFNLVELIVTVAVLSILAMIAAPSIMEQLARMEAKRIEGQIENTLTLAKAESYIRRQDLLVCLSNSAGRCHRDSYKTLLLFSDKNNNKNFDIGIDDLLAEQILNPKYSTLYLRVGNNRHYTKFWGDSGSPRGHFGHIKYCPTSTYNQIMYQISFNQGGLITYKPNESHPTECGQ; encoded by the coding sequence ATGATTGCATCATATAGAGAATCTTTCAATAGGTTAAAAAATCAAAAGCCCTATCATGATAAGGGTTTTAATTTGGTAGAGCTGATCGTTACCGTCGCAGTCTTGTCTATATTAGCAATGATTGCTGCTCCTTCTATTATGGAGCAACTCGCTCGCATGGAAGCAAAGCGTATTGAAGGTCAAATAGAAAATACGCTGACATTAGCCAAAGCTGAAAGTTATATCAGAAGACAAGATTTACTTGTTTGTTTATCGAACAGTGCTGGACGTTGTCATCGAGACAGTTATAAAACACTGTTGTTATTTTCAGATAAGAATAATAATAAAAATTTTGATATTGGTATTGATGATTTGCTAGCAGAACAGATCCTAAACCCGAAATATAGTACTTTATATCTACGCGTAGGTAATAATCGTCATTACACTAAGTTCTGGGGCGACAGCGGTAGTCCGCGCGGACATTTTGGTCATATTAAATACTGTCCGACCTCAACCTACAATCAAATCATGTATCAAATCTCATTCAATCAAGGTGGTCTCATTACTTATAAACCAAATGAAAGCCACCCGACCGAATGTGGCCAATAA
- a CDS encoding pyridoxine 5'-phosphate synthase, which produces MTNAAHITASKLEQTSENASKKPLLGVNVDHVATLRQARGVSYPSPLAAALLCEQAGADGITIHLREDRRHIQDADVYEMAGQLTTRMNLEMAATTEMLEIACQVKPFWVCLVPEKRAELTTEGGLDVAGQLTWLTDYIGQLQAADIKVSLFIDPEDKQIAAAVNCGADAIELHTGAYAEAGLADDIDRMNAELNRIKNAVATARFTDDKLLVNAGHGLTRDNVNAIAQIDGIYELNIGHALIADAVFVGLEQAVIMMKSAMHQSI; this is translated from the coding sequence ATGACTAACGCCGCGCACATAACAGCCTCCAAATTAGAGCAAACTTCAGAAAATGCCTCAAAAAAACCGTTATTAGGGGTCAATGTTGACCACGTAGCGACCTTACGCCAAGCACGTGGCGTTAGCTATCCAAGTCCATTAGCAGCAGCACTTCTATGTGAACAAGCGGGTGCAGATGGGATAACGATTCATTTGCGTGAAGATCGCCGTCATATTCAAGATGCAGATGTTTATGAAATGGCGGGGCAACTGACCACTAGAATGAATTTAGAGATGGCAGCAACGACTGAAATGCTAGAGATTGCCTGTCAGGTCAAACCATTTTGGGTATGTTTAGTACCAGAAAAGCGTGCCGAATTGACCACAGAAGGCGGTCTTGATGTCGCAGGACAGCTCACTTGGTTGACAGATTATATCGGTCAGTTACAGGCGGCAGATATCAAAGTGTCTTTATTTATTGATCCAGAAGATAAGCAGATTGCTGCAGCAGTCAATTGTGGCGCTGATGCTATTGAATTACATACAGGCGCCTATGCGGAGGCAGGTTTAGCAGATGATATCGATAGGATGAACGCAGAACTGAATCGAATCAAAAATGCAGTGGCCACTGCTAGATTTACTGATGATAAACTTCTAGTCAATGCAGGCCACGGTCTCACACGTGATAACGTCAATGCTATTGCCCAGATTGATGGTATATATGAGCTGAATATTGGTCATGCTCTTATTGCCGATGCCGTTTTTGTTGGATTAGAGCAGGCGGTTATTATGATGAAGTCTGCCATGCACCAAAGTATCTAA
- the lepB gene encoding signal peptidase I, which yields MDFDFNLILVPLTIGLGIIWLLDKLTLKQRKTRGRGKESLLVRWAYDFFPVLAVVLIVRSFLIEPFNIPSSSMVPTLYTGDFIAVNKYAYGVRLPLTYNKVIDTGAPEHGDVAVFRYPENPSIYYIKRVIGLPGDTVSYNQGTLAINDVPVNTVAVDFDANAELTSQLYSAGQVAPGQMLTEENAAAMGQQEEGEAQYFKETQEKHEYVVRYLKGMNSSQYAPFLQQQSPEVVSSEGNEWRIKVPEGQYFVMGDNRDRSADGRFWGFVPDDNLAGKAVYIWMHKPPGLNLPTFKRNGAID from the coding sequence ATGGATTTTGATTTTAATTTGATTTTAGTGCCATTAACCATCGGCTTGGGTATTATTTGGCTATTAGATAAGTTGACGCTTAAACAACGTAAAACCCGTGGTCGCGGTAAAGAGAGCTTACTGGTACGCTGGGCTTATGACTTTTTCCCCGTGTTAGCGGTGGTGCTTATTGTACGCTCGTTCTTAATTGAGCCGTTTAATATTCCTTCATCGTCTATGGTGCCGACGTTATATACTGGCGATTTTATTGCCGTCAATAAATACGCTTATGGTGTGCGTTTGCCATTAACTTATAATAAAGTAATCGATACTGGCGCGCCTGAACATGGCGACGTGGCAGTTTTTCGCTATCCAGAAAACCCGAGTATTTATTATATCAAGCGGGTCATTGGTCTGCCGGGTGATACCGTCAGTTATAACCAAGGTACGCTTGCGATTAACGACGTCCCTGTGAACACGGTCGCGGTTGATTTTGACGCTAATGCTGAGCTGACATCACAGCTGTATTCCGCAGGTCAAGTGGCACCCGGTCAAATGCTCACAGAAGAAAATGCCGCTGCAATGGGCCAGCAAGAAGAAGGCGAAGCACAGTATTTCAAAGAAACCCAAGAGAAGCATGAATATGTCGTTCGCTATTTGAAGGGCATGAACAGCTCGCAATATGCACCATTTTTGCAGCAACAGTCGCCAGAAGTGGTTAGCTCAGAAGGTAATGAGTGGCGTATTAAGGTACCAGAAGGTCAATATTTTGTGATGGGTGATAACCGCGATCGTAGTGCGGATGGCCGTTTTTGGGGCTTTGTACCGGATGATAATTTAGCGGGCAAAGCCGTTTATATTTGGATGCATAAACCGCCTGGTCTTAACTTACCGACCTTTAAACGTAACGGTGCTATCGATTAA
- the rnc gene encoding ribonuclease III encodes MKPTSQYPQAVPNPQQNSLSDDTLVISSEFIQRLAILTRKLGYVFNDLSLPKLALTHRSFDSKKNYERLEFLGDALLGMIVGEALYHRYPSQNEGRLTRMRATLVRQESLVIIAQNLELSNQLILGVGERKGGGRNRASILADAVESLIGAIYLDSQDMNITRACVLSWYGDLIDNVNDQKALKDAKSRLQEWLQSKQFDLPHYELMETQGNAPHQVFVVRCQVNISNCPDITESGESRRIAEQKAAELMINQLHKLPGVPKKRA; translated from the coding sequence ATGAAACCAACTTCGCAGTACCCTCAGGCGGTTCCTAATCCCCAACAAAACAGCCTGTCTGATGACACGCTTGTTATTAGCTCGGAATTTATTCAACGCTTAGCAATATTAACGCGCAAATTGGGTTATGTGTTTAATGATTTAAGCCTACCAAAGCTGGCACTCACTCATCGCTCGTTCGATAGCAAAAAAAACTACGAGCGTTTAGAGTTTTTGGGTGATGCGTTATTAGGTATGATTGTCGGTGAGGCGTTATATCATCGTTATCCTAGCCAAAACGAAGGTCGGCTGACCCGTATGCGTGCCACTTTAGTACGGCAAGAGTCTTTGGTCATCATTGCCCAAAACCTAGAGCTGTCTAATCAGTTAATATTGGGCGTGGGTGAGCGTAAAGGCGGCGGTCGCAATCGCGCTTCTATATTGGCCGATGCTGTAGAATCATTGATTGGTGCTATCTATTTGGATAGCCAAGATATGAATATTACGCGAGCTTGCGTGCTTTCTTGGTACGGCGACCTCATTGATAATGTCAATGATCAAAAAGCCCTAAAAGATGCCAAGAGCCGCTTACAAGAATGGTTACAGTCTAAGCAATTTGATCTGCCGCATTACGAGCTTATGGAGACACAAGGCAATGCACCGCATCAAGTTTTTGTGGTTCGCTGTCAGGTAAATATCAGCAATTGTCCTGATATTACTGAATCTGGCGAGAGTCGCCGTATTGCTGAGCAAAAAGCAGCAGAGCTTATGATTAATCAGCTTCATAAATTACCAGGTGTGCCCAAAAAGCGCGCATAA
- the recO gene encoding DNA repair protein RecO, producing MRNEALIGYLLHQRPYQEKRALYYLFSQQHGVIHGIGKKGAPLFMPLQLFATGKRDLKTFSQINIALLSVVQKPIEQEDSNARENRDAIKDRDAIKDSDAIKDSDAIKDSNAIMSEALHHDSITGQHQYAALYLNEILWRLLPTEDPMPVLWHHYQDSLRQLKQPLTADELRLCLRHFETYLFNELGFSLTLKHDSLENPIEPHCAYRFLADVGLVPIVHTEDNDRAITHTVFSGSEILMMLEQGISNTTLNAWSRLHRQLIDHLLDYQPLQSRLLWQQQQRYQS from the coding sequence ATGCGTAACGAAGCGTTAATCGGTTATTTATTACACCAGCGCCCTTATCAAGAAAAGCGCGCCTTATATTATTTATTTTCTCAGCAACACGGGGTGATACATGGTATTGGTAAAAAGGGCGCGCCACTATTTATGCCCTTACAGCTCTTTGCTACTGGCAAACGTGATCTTAAAACATTCAGTCAGATTAATATCGCCTTGTTAAGCGTCGTACAGAAACCCATAGAGCAAGAAGATAGTAACGCTAGAGAAAATAGGGATGCTATAAAAGATAGGGATGCTATAAAAGATAGTGATGCTATAAAAGATAGTGATGCTATAAAAGATAGCAACGCGATAATGTCAGAGGCGTTGCATCACGACAGTATCACTGGCCAACATCAGTATGCTGCCCTGTATTTGAATGAAATACTGTGGCGACTACTACCTACTGAAGATCCTATGCCAGTATTATGGCACCATTATCAAGACAGTCTACGTCAGCTTAAACAGCCCTTAACTGCTGACGAATTACGTTTATGCTTGCGCCACTTTGAGACGTATTTATTTAACGAGTTGGGTTTTTCGCTAACGTTAAAACATGATAGCCTTGAGAATCCTATTGAGCCTCACTGTGCTTACCGCTTCTTAGCTGATGTAGGTTTAGTGCCTATTGTCCATACTGAAGATAATGATAGGGCTATCACTCATACGGTTTTCAGTGGTAGTGAGATATTGATGATGCTGGAGCAAGGAATATCTAATACTACGCTAAACGCATGGTCGCGCTTGCATCGGCAGCTGATTGATCATTTGCTTGATTATCAGCCGCTACAAAGTCGTTTACTTTGGCAGCAGCAACAGCGTTATCAATCATAG
- the mscL gene encoding large conductance mechanosensitive channel protein MscL yields the protein MSMVSEFKEFALKGNVMDLAVGVIIGGAFATITTSLVEDIIMPIVAFIAGGEINFKNMFFILGDAPEGVAKTYDALKAAGVPVLAYGSFITVLINFLILAFIIFMMIKMVNRLRRADEVVEEVAGPSEEVQLLREISAKLGNSNLTK from the coding sequence ATGAGTATGGTATCTGAATTTAAAGAATTTGCCTTAAAAGGTAATGTCATGGACTTAGCTGTCGGTGTCATTATTGGTGGAGCGTTCGCTACTATTACGACATCTTTAGTAGAGGATATCATTATGCCTATCGTTGCTTTTATTGCGGGCGGCGAAATCAACTTTAAGAATATGTTTTTCATATTAGGGGATGCGCCTGAAGGTGTTGCTAAAACCTATGATGCACTTAAAGCAGCGGGTGTCCCGGTATTGGCTTATGGTAGTTTTATCACCGTACTTATTAACTTCCTGATTTTAGCGTTTATTATCTTTATGATGATAAAAATGGTCAATAGATTGCGCCGTGCAGATGAGGTGGTAGAGGAAGTAGCAGGACCTTCAGAAGAAGTGCAGTTGCTGCGTGAGATTAGTGCCAAGCTTGGTAATAGCAATCTTACCAAATAA
- the typA gene encoding translational GTPase TypA codes for MANDIKHLRNIAIIAHVDHGKTTLVDKLLHQSGTFGDRANIAERAMDSGDIEQERGITILAKNTAIRWTDDTDGTEYRINIVDTPGHADFGGEVERVMSMVDCVLLVVDGVDGPMPQTRFVTQKAFEQGLKPIVVINKIDRPGSRPDWVMDQIFDLFDNLGATDEQLDFPVVYASALNGIAGLEADNLADDMTPLFKTIVDVVQPPQVDADAPFRMQISSIDYNSFVGVIGIGRIQRGRVSTNTQVTVIDKDGETRNGRILKIMGYHGLDRIEVDDAQAGDIVCITGVDALNISDTICDPNHVEALPALTVDEPTVSMTFQVNNSPFAGREGKFVTSRNIRERLERELIHNVALRVEDTESPDKFKVSGRGELHLSVLIENMRREGYELGVSRPEVIVKEIDGKLQEPYENVVFDVEDQHQGPIMEQVGLRKGEMTNMELDGKGRMRIEATMPARGLIGFRSEFLTLTSGTGILTSSFSHYGPQKIGDVGARSNGVLVSMTKGVCLGFALFNLQKRGKMFAEPQLEVYEGMIVGLNSRNDDMAVNPTTAKQLTNVRASGTDEALTLTPAIKFTLEQALEFIQDDELVEVTPKSIRLRKRYLTESERKRFGRKKGA; via the coding sequence ATGGCGAACGATATCAAACACCTGCGTAACATTGCAATTATTGCCCACGTTGACCACGGTAAAACAACTTTGGTTGATAAGCTATTACATCAGTCTGGTACTTTTGGCGATCGTGCAAACATTGCTGAACGTGCGATGGATTCAGGTGATATTGAGCAAGAACGTGGTATTACTATTTTGGCTAAAAATACAGCCATCCGTTGGACTGACGATACTGATGGTACTGAATACCGTATCAATATCGTGGACACCCCTGGTCACGCCGACTTTGGTGGCGAAGTTGAGCGTGTGATGTCAATGGTCGACTGTGTACTTCTAGTTGTGGACGGTGTCGATGGTCCAATGCCTCAGACCCGTTTTGTGACTCAGAAAGCGTTCGAGCAAGGTCTAAAGCCTATTGTTGTTATTAACAAGATTGACCGTCCAGGCTCACGCCCTGATTGGGTAATGGATCAAATTTTTGATTTGTTTGACAACTTAGGTGCGACTGATGAGCAATTAGATTTCCCAGTTGTTTATGCTTCAGCATTGAATGGTATTGCCGGTTTAGAAGCTGATAATTTAGCTGATGACATGACACCACTTTTCAAAACTATTGTTGATGTTGTGCAGCCTCCGCAAGTAGATGCTGATGCTCCGTTCCGTATGCAAATCTCAAGTATTGATTATAATAGCTTCGTTGGTGTTATCGGTATTGGTCGTATTCAACGTGGCCGTGTATCTACTAATACGCAAGTGACTGTCATCGATAAAGATGGCGAAACACGTAACGGTCGTATATTGAAGATTATGGGTTATCATGGTCTTGATCGTATTGAAGTAGATGATGCGCAAGCAGGTGACATTGTCTGTATTACTGGTGTTGATGCACTTAACATCTCGGATACTATATGTGATCCTAATCATGTTGAAGCTTTGCCAGCGTTAACGGTTGATGAGCCAACAGTATCTATGACGTTCCAAGTTAATAACTCTCCGTTTGCTGGTCGTGAAGGCAAGTTCGTCACTTCACGCAACATTCGTGAGCGTCTTGAGCGTGAACTGATTCATAATGTGGCATTGCGTGTAGAAGACACAGAATCTCCTGATAAATTTAAAGTATCAGGTCGTGGCGAGCTACATCTGTCTGTATTGATTGAAAACATGCGCCGTGAAGGCTATGAGCTTGGTGTATCGCGTCCAGAAGTTATCGTTAAAGAGATTGATGGTAAGCTACAAGAGCCGTACGAGAATGTAGTCTTTGATGTTGAAGATCAGCATCAAGGTCCAATTATGGAGCAAGTTGGTCTACGCAAAGGCGAAATGACCAACATGGAGCTTGATGGTAAAGGTCGTATGCGTATCGAAGCGACAATGCCAGCTCGTGGTTTGATTGGTTTCCGTTCTGAGTTTTTAACATTGACTTCAGGAACAGGTATCCTAACTTCAAGCTTCTCGCATTATGGTCCACAAAAAATTGGTGATGTCGGTGCTCGCTCTAACGGCGTACTCGTTTCTATGACCAAAGGTGTCTGCTTAGGCTTCGCACTATTTAACCTACAAAAGCGTGGCAAGATGTTTGCTGAGCCACAGCTTGAAGTTTACGAAGGTATGATTGTTGGTTTAAACTCACGTAACGATGATATGGCCGTTAACCCAACAACAGCCAAGCAGTTAACCAACGTTCGTGCTAGTGGTACTGATGAAGCGTTGACCTTAACGCCTGCAATCAAGTTTACTCTTGAGCAAGCGCTTGAATTCATTCAAGATGATGAGCTAGTAGAAGTTACACCAAAATCTATTCGTCTGCGTAAGCGTTACTTGACTGAAAGTGAGCGTAAACGTTTTGGACGTAAGAAAGGTGCTTAA
- a CDS encoding DUF4845 domain-containing protein, with protein sequence MVQQLSGLSTQRGASVTSIVFIIIALGVAIKLIVAIVPAQIGDYQLSKTLNAQLKESNSNKETAKQFVERVDKQLSINADYDTKAAEVFTFTDKKTGQLAIHKKYDITNKLFGNVDIINRFEGDIDGTTAE encoded by the coding sequence ATGGTGCAACAGTTATCTGGTTTGTCTACACAGCGCGGCGCTAGTGTCACTAGCATCGTCTTTATTATCATCGCTTTAGGCGTGGCTATCAAATTGATCGTTGCTATTGTACCAGCACAAATTGGCGATTATCAATTGAGCAAAACCTTAAACGCTCAGCTTAAAGAATCCAATAGTAATAAGGAAACCGCCAAACAGTTCGTTGAGCGTGTTGACAAGCAACTGTCTATTAATGCTGATTATGATACTAAGGCAGCAGAGGTATTTACCTTTACGGATAAAAAAACAGGTCAATTAGCTATTCATAAGAAATATGACATAACCAATAAACTCTTCGGTAATGTAGATATTATTAATCGCTTCGAAGGTGATATTGATGGTACAACAGCCGAATAA
- a CDS encoding OmpA family protein: protein MKLNKIALALFAITAAPLAANAGVTISPLLLGYHYSEGASDEQAETMGAGGVYKENGLYTGAALGIELTPSTQFQVEYGVSNTDAVNDAGTISLDAEQEMISGNFLIGFEEFSGYTDNAFKPYVLVGAGQSKIEVEDAAGNFVTGSKDTIGNLGLGAMYRINNALSLRGEARAIHNFDENWWEGMALAGLEVVLGGHLAPTVAVPPMEEPNVQTPPIVVIESDLDSDGDGVPDSIDACPGTPMNVVVDERGCPVPVDITDELKMELRVFFDNDKSAIKAQYQPEIAKVAEKMREYPNSTARVEGHASKTGPSARYNQRLSEARAVAVKSMLTNEFGIAPNRLSTVGYGYDQPIADNNTEEGRAMNRRVYAIITGDKTMTVEQTKDMVVQ from the coding sequence ATGAAATTAAATAAAATTGCTTTGGCTTTGTTTGCCATCACGGCAGCCCCACTAGCAGCTAACGCTGGCGTTACTATCAGCCCATTGCTACTTGGTTATCATTACAGTGAAGGCGCTTCTGATGAGCAAGCTGAAACTATGGGCGCAGGTGGGGTTTATAAAGAGAATGGTTTATACACTGGTGCAGCACTAGGTATCGAGCTAACTCCTTCTACTCAATTTCAAGTAGAGTATGGCGTATCAAATACTGATGCTGTAAACGATGCTGGTACTATATCTTTAGATGCTGAACAAGAAATGATTTCTGGTAACTTCTTGATCGGTTTTGAAGAGTTCAGTGGTTACACTGATAACGCATTTAAGCCATATGTATTAGTTGGTGCTGGTCAATCTAAAATCGAAGTTGAAGATGCAGCTGGCAACTTTGTTACTGGTTCTAAAGATACTATTGGTAACCTAGGTCTAGGTGCTATGTATCGTATTAACAATGCTTTAAGCCTACGTGGTGAAGCTCGTGCGATTCATAACTTTGACGAAAACTGGTGGGAAGGCATGGCCTTGGCCGGTCTAGAAGTTGTACTTGGTGGCCATTTAGCACCTACAGTAGCTGTTCCACCAATGGAAGAGCCTAACGTTCAAACTCCACCAATCGTTGTTATTGAATCTGATCTTGATTCTGATGGCGATGGCGTACCTGATAGCATCGATGCTTGCCCAGGCACTCCAATGAACGTGGTTGTTGATGAGCGCGGTTGCCCAGTACCAGTAGATATTACTGATGAGCTGAAAATGGAACTTCGTGTATTCTTTGATAACGATAAATCAGCTATCAAAGCTCAGTACCAACCTGAGATCGCTAAAGTAGCAGAGAAGATGCGTGAGTATCCTAACTCTACCGCTCGTGTTGAAGGTCATGCTTCTAAAACAGGTCCATCAGCACGTTATAACCAACGTCTGTCTGAAGCCCGTGCCGTTGCTGTAAAATCTATGTTGACTAACGAATTTGGTATCGCACCAAACCGTCTATCAACAGTTGGTTATGGTTATGACCAACCAATCGCTGATAACAACACTGAAGAAGGTCGCGCTATGAACCGTCGTGTATATGCCATCATCACTGGTGACAAAACCATGACTGTTGAACAAACTAAAGATATGGTTGTTCAATAA
- the era gene encoding GTPase Era has translation MSNHPDLPLNNEDNAKNMTENADLNLSQNNTESNDIQLNADNLENNALEDNSLEANALEENAIENNDLENDLAIEEFFSPSNSARTAEGFKTGYVAIVGRPNVGKSTLMNHLLGQKLSITSRKPQTTRHRIHGILSNDEMQAVFVDTPGIHRNEVRAINERMNKAAVSALVDVDLVLFVVDSDQWRDDDLLVLQKLGNTELTVVLVINKADTLKDKGSILPLIETFSDSFDFADIVPVSALKNQNLNRLQEVIASHLPIAEPIYDTEQITDRSERFLASEIIREKIMRSSGDEVPYDLTVQIDGFKDEAAHTDPKTGRPRKACTFIDATIYVERSGQKAIVIGDKGQRIKQVGMDARKDMEQLFDKKIMLTLWVKVKRGWSDDERALTSLGY, from the coding sequence ATGAGCAATCACCCTGACTTGCCATTAAATAATGAAGATAATGCCAAAAATATGACCGAAAATGCCGACCTGAATCTAAGCCAAAACAATACTGAATCGAATGATATTCAGCTAAATGCTGATAATTTAGAAAATAATGCACTAGAAGACAATTCGTTAGAAGCTAATGCGCTAGAAGAAAACGCAATAGAAAACAATGATCTAGAAAACGATTTAGCAATTGAAGAGTTTTTTTCACCAAGTAATAGTGCTCGTACTGCTGAAGGTTTTAAAACCGGCTATGTAGCGATTGTTGGTCGTCCAAATGTGGGTAAATCGACCTTGATGAATCATTTATTGGGTCAAAAACTGTCTATCACCTCACGTAAACCGCAGACGACTCGTCATCGTATTCACGGTATTTTATCTAATGATGAAATGCAAGCCGTATTCGTCGACACCCCTGGTATTCATCGTAATGAAGTGCGTGCTATTAATGAACGTATGAATAAAGCCGCCGTGTCTGCCTTAGTCGATGTTGACTTGGTGTTATTCGTAGTTGATTCAGACCAGTGGCGTGATGATGACCTATTGGTTTTACAAAAACTTGGTAATACGGAGCTGACCGTTGTATTGGTCATTAATAAAGCAGACACTTTAAAAGATAAAGGCAGTATTCTGCCACTTATCGAAACCTTTAGTGATAGCTTTGACTTTGCCGATATCGTACCTGTTTCTGCATTAAAAAATCAAAATCTTAATCGTCTACAAGAAGTGATTGCTTCACATCTCCCAATCGCTGAGCCTATCTATGATACGGAGCAAATCACCGATCGTTCAGAGCGATTTTTGGCCAGTGAAATTATCCGTGAAAAAATCATGCGTAGCTCTGGTGATGAAGTACCATACGATTTGACCGTACAGATTGACGGATTTAAAGACGAAGCGGCGCATACTGATCCAAAAACAGGTCGCCCACGCAAAGCCTGTACTTTTATTGATGCCACTATCTATGTTGAACGTAGCGGGCAAAAGGCGATTGTTATTGGCGACAAAGGTCAACGTATCAAACAAGTCGGTATGGACGCGCGTAAGGATATGGAACAACTGTTCGATAAAAAAATTATGTTAACGCTATGGGTGAAAGTGAAGCGCGGCTGGTCCGATGATGAGCGTGCTTTAACCAGCTTGGGATATTAG